The following proteins are co-located in the Microcebus murinus isolate Inina chromosome 21, M.murinus_Inina_mat1.0, whole genome shotgun sequence genome:
- the CD74 gene encoding HLA class II histocompatibility antigen gamma chain isoform X1 codes for MDDQRDLISNHEQTPMLTQRPGAPERNCNRGALYTGFSVLVALLLAGQATTAYFLYQQQGRLDKLTVTSQNLQLESLRMKLPKPPKPMSKMRMATPLMMQALPMEGLPQGPKQNATKYGNMTQDHVMHLLLRADPLKVYPQLKGSFPENLKHLKSTMEGLDWKVFESWMHQWLLFELSKNSMEEKPTEVPPKALTKCQEEVSRIPAVHPGMFRPKCDENGNYMPLQCYGSIGYCWCVFPNGTEVPHTRSRGHHNCSEPQDMEDLSSGLGLTKLEPNLVVV; via the exons gAATTGCAACCGCGGAGCGCTGTACACAGGCTTTTCTGTCCTGGTGGCTCTGCTCCTGGCGGGCCAGGCCACCACCGCCTACTTCCTGTACCAGCAGCAGGGCCGGCTGGACAAGCTGACGGTCACCTCGCAGAACCTGCAGCTGGAGAGCCTGCGCATGAAGCTTCCCAAGC CTCCCAAGCCTATGAGCAAGAtgcgcatggccacccccttgaTGATGCAGGCGCTGCCCATGGAAGGCCTGCCCCAGGGG CCTAAGCAGAATGCCACCAAATACGGCAACATGACACAGGACCATGTGATGCACCTGCTCCTG AGGGCCGACCCCCTGAAGGTGTACCCGCAGCTGAAGGGGAGCTTCCCAGAGAACCTGAAACACCTCAAGAGCACCATGGAGGGCCTGGACTGGAAG GTCTTTGAGAGCTGGATGCACCAGTGGCTCCTGTTTGAGCTAAGCAAGAACTCCATGGAGGAAAAGCCCACTGAGGTCCCGCCAAAAG CACTGACCAAGTGCCAGGAAGAGGTCAGCCGCATCCCTGCCGTCCACCCAGGCATGTTCCGTCCCAAGTGCGACGAGAACGGCAACTATATGCCGCTCCAGTGCTATGGGAGCATCGGCTACTGCTGGTGCGTCTTCCCCAACGGCACCGAGGTCCCCCACACCAGGAGCCGCGGGCACCATAACTGCAGTG AGCCACAGGACATGGAGGACCTGTCTTCCGGGCTGGGCCTGACCAAGCTGGAGCCGAACCTAG TCGTGGTGTGA